A section of the Sporanaerobacter acetigenes DSM 13106 genome encodes:
- a CDS encoding short-chain fatty acid transporter, with protein MFKKFTNGCVALVQKYLPDAFIFAIFLTILTLVLGMIFTHQGPVAMLVHWGDGFWSLLLFSMQMALVLVTGHALASSSPVKKGLKKMAGLAKTPTQAIFAVSLVSALACWLNWGFGLVIGALYAMELARQVRDVDYRLLIASAYSGFLVWHGGISASIPLTLATTTSDLPTMTAGAITEIIPTTQTIFSPFNLIISFAIILTLPLINRAMHPEPGKVVRISPALLDSKNEEEEAASVEVNETPADKLENSKIISFIIGIFGIIYIVYYFATKGFDLNLNILNFIFLTLGILFHQTPRKFIKAVGEAVKGSSGIILQFPFYAGIMGMMTGKNIDGVCLAGVISNWFVNISTAKSFPVYTFLSAGIINFFVPSGGGQWAVQAPIMMPAGQALGVPAAKTAMAIAWGDAWTNMIQPFWALPALGIAGLGARDIMGFCLIDLIWSGIIIILGFLLL; from the coding sequence ATGTTTAAAAAATTTACTAATGGTTGTGTTGCATTGGTACAAAAATACCTGCCAGATGCGTTTATTTTCGCAATCTTCTTGACTATTTTGACGCTGGTATTAGGTATGATCTTTACTCATCAAGGCCCAGTAGCAATGTTAGTTCACTGGGGGGATGGATTTTGGAGTTTGCTTTTGTTTTCTATGCAGATGGCATTGGTATTAGTTACAGGACATGCTTTGGCTAGTTCTTCACCAGTAAAGAAGGGCCTTAAGAAAATGGCCGGTTTAGCTAAGACTCCTACTCAAGCCATATTTGCAGTATCATTGGTTTCAGCTTTGGCTTGTTGGTTAAACTGGGGATTTGGACTTGTAATAGGTGCTCTATATGCTATGGAATTAGCAAGACAAGTTAGGGATGTAGACTATAGACTTTTAATTGCCAGTGCTTATTCAGGATTTCTTGTATGGCATGGTGGAATCTCAGCATCTATACCATTAACATTGGCTACTACTACATCTGATTTACCAACAATGACTGCTGGTGCTATAACAGAAATAATACCTACAACTCAAACTATATTTTCTCCATTTAACTTAATTATTTCTTTTGCAATAATACTTACATTACCACTTATAAACAGAGCCATGCATCCAGAACCAGGTAAAGTTGTAAGAATTAGTCCAGCATTACTTGATAGTAAGAATGAGGAAGAAGAGGCTGCTAGTGTAGAAGTAAATGAAACACCTGCAGATAAACTTGAAAATAGTAAGATAATTTCTTTTATTATAGGAATATTTGGAATTATCTATATTGTGTATTATTTTGCAACTAAGGGGTTTGACTTAAATCTAAACATACTTAATTTTATATTCTTGACATTGGGAATTTTGTTCCATCAAACTCCTAGAAAATTTATAAAAGCTGTGGGAGAAGCAGTAAAAGGTTCATCGGGAATCATACTTCAATTTCCATTTTATGCGGGAATCATGGGTATGATGACTGGCAAAAACATAGATGGAGTTTGCCTTGCAGGAGTTATTTCAAATTGGTTTGTAAACATATCTACTGCTAAGTCATTTCCAGTATACACATTCTTGAGTGCTGGAATTATAAATTTCTTTGTTCCATCTGGTGGTGGACAATGGGCTGTTCAAGCTCCTATCATGATGCCAGCTGGACAAGCTCTTGGTGTACCAGCTGCTAAAACCGCTATGGCTATTGCCTGGGGAGATGCTTGGACAAATATGATTCAACCATTTTGGGCTCTACCAGCACTAGGTATTGCAGGACTTGGAGCAAGGGACATCATGGGATTCTGTTTGATTGATCTTATTTGGTCAGGAATCATAATTATTTTGGGATTCTTGCTATTATAA
- a CDS encoding CoA transferase subunit B → MDKNEIKNFIAKRVAKELKDGDVVNLGIGLPTLVANYVPEGMDVTFQSENGFLGLGPAPEEGKEDKDIVNAGGQYVTIKEGGMFFDSATSFGIIRGGHVDATVLGALQVDQEGNLANWMIPGKMVPGMGGAMDLVVGAKKVIVAMEHTVKGNPKILKKCTLPLTAAKEVDLIITEMGVMEVTDKGLVLVEINKEFTVDDVKAATEADLIISENLKEMEI, encoded by the coding sequence ATGGATAAAAATGAAATTAAGAATTTTATAGCTAAGAGAGTTGCTAAAGAACTTAAAGACGGGGATGTTGTCAATCTAGGTATTGGTCTTCCAACACTAGTCGCAAACTATGTACCAGAAGGAATGGATGTTACTTTTCAATCAGAAAACGGTTTCTTAGGATTGGGACCAGCTCCTGAAGAAGGAAAAGAAGATAAAGATATTGTAAATGCTGGTGGTCAATATGTAACTATAAAAGAAGGTGGAATGTTCTTTGATAGTGCTACATCTTTTGGAATCATTCGTGGTGGACATGTTGATGCTACAGTTCTTGGAGCACTACAAGTAGACCAAGAAGGAAACCTTGCAAACTGGATGATTCCTGGGAAAATGGTCCCAGGAATGGGTGGAGCTATGGATTTAGTAGTAGGAGCTAAAAAAGTTATTGTAGCTATGGAACATACTGTTAAAGGAAATCCAAAGATACTTAAGAAATGTACACTTCCATTGACAGCTGCAAAAGAAGTAGATTTGATCATAACTGAAATGGGAGTTATGGAAGTAACAGATAAAGGACTAGTATTGGTTGAAATCAACAAAGAATTTACAGTAGACGATGTAAAAGCCGCTACAGAAGCAGACTTAATCATTTCAGAAAACTTAAAAGAAATGGAAATATAG
- a CDS encoding CoA transferase subunit A: MNKVVSIEEAISHIEDGMTIAIGGFLGCGTPHKLVDALVEKGVKNLTLICNDTGFVDIGSGKLVVNKQIKTLYASHIGTNKETGRQMNDGEMEVHLIPQGTLAERLRAAGAGLGGFLTPTGVGTVIEEGKQKMDIDGKTYLLELPLKADVALILGHKVDKKGNIVYRGATRNFNTVMAAAADLVIVEAENLVEVGEIDQNDVVTPGIFVDYIVGGDK; encoded by the coding sequence ATGAACAAGGTAGTATCTATTGAAGAAGCTATAAGCCATATTGAAGATGGTATGACTATTGCTATCGGTGGCTTTTTAGGCTGTGGAACTCCTCACAAACTTGTGGATGCACTAGTTGAAAAAGGAGTTAAAAATTTAACACTAATTTGTAACGATACTGGATTTGTTGATATAGGTTCCGGGAAACTTGTAGTGAACAAACAAATCAAAACATTATATGCTTCTCACATAGGGACAAACAAAGAAACTGGAAGACAGATGAATGATGGAGAAATGGAAGTTCATCTAATTCCACAAGGTACTCTAGCTGAAAGATTGAGAGCAGCAGGGGCAGGCCTTGGCGGATTCTTGACACCAACAGGTGTTGGGACTGTAATAGAAGAAGGCAAACAAAAGATGGATATAGACGGCAAGACATATCTTTTGGAATTGCCACTAAAAGCTGATGTCGCACTAATTCTTGGTCATAAAGTTGATAAAAAAGGAAATATAGTTTATAGAGGAGCTACTAGAAACTTCAATACTGTAATGGCTGCAGCTGCTGATTTAGTTATAGTTGAAGCTGAAAATCTTGTAGAAGTAGGAGAAATAGATCAAAATGATGTTGTAACTCCAGGAATATTTGTTGATTACATTGTTGGAGGTGACAAATAA
- a CDS encoding acetyl-CoA C-acetyltransferase — MREVVIASAVRTPIGTFGGAFKNVPAVKLGTIAAKEAIKRAGINAEQIDEVIFGNVLQAGLGQNVARQVSIHAGIPVEVPSFTVNKVCGSGLKTVALAAQAIRAGEADIILAGGTENMSMAPYVLESNRWGQRMGDSKLMDYMIHDGLWDIFNDYHMGITAENVAEKWNISREEQDSFALQSQNRAEKAIKEGRFKDEIIPVEIPQRKGDPIVVDTDEHPRFGTTAEALAKLRPAFKKEGTVTAGNASGINDGAAALVIMSKEKADELGIKPLATIVSYASAGVDPSIMGTGPIPSSKKALEKAGLTIEDMDLVEANEAFAAQSLAVVKDLNLNPEKTNVNGGAIALGHPIGASGARILVTLLYEMDKRDAKNGLATLCIGGGQGIALIVRR, encoded by the coding sequence ATGAGAGAAGTAGTTATTGCAAGTGCAGTTAGAACACCTATAGGTACCTTTGGAGGAGCTTTTAAAAATGTTCCTGCAGTTAAGCTTGGTACTATTGCAGCAAAGGAAGCTATAAAGAGAGCTGGTATAAATGCTGAACAAATTGACGAAGTAATTTTTGGAAATGTATTGCAGGCAGGACTTGGACAAAATGTGGCTAGACAAGTATCAATACATGCTGGAATACCTGTAGAAGTACCATCTTTTACAGTAAATAAAGTATGTGGTTCTGGCCTTAAAACTGTAGCATTAGCTGCTCAAGCTATAAGAGCTGGTGAAGCAGATATCATCCTTGCAGGTGGAACAGAAAACATGAGTATGGCACCATATGTATTGGAAAGCAATAGATGGGGCCAAAGAATGGGCGATTCAAAACTGATGGATTATATGATTCATGATGGACTTTGGGACATTTTCAATGATTATCATATGGGAATAACTGCCGAAAATGTGGCGGAGAAATGGAATATCAGTAGAGAAGAACAGGATTCTTTTGCACTTCAAAGCCAAAATAGAGCAGAAAAGGCTATTAAAGAAGGAAGATTTAAAGATGAAATAATACCAGTTGAAATTCCACAAAGAAAAGGAGATCCAATAGTAGTAGACACTGATGAACATCCAAGATTTGGAACTACAGCTGAAGCTTTGGCTAAATTGAGACCAGCATTTAAAAAAGAAGGAACTGTAACTGCTGGAAATGCGTCAGGAATTAATGATGGTGCTGCAGCATTAGTTATAATGTCAAAAGAAAAAGCAGATGAATTGGGAATAAAACCTCTTGCAACTATAGTTTCTTATGCTTCAGCAGGAGTAGACCCATCTATTATGGGTACAGGACCAATACCATCCTCAAAAAAAGCATTAGAAAAAGCAGGACTTACGATTGAAGATATGGATTTGGTAGAAGCAAATGAAGCATTTGCTGCCCAATCTTTGGCAGTAGTTAAGGATTTAAATTTAAATCCAGAGAAAACTAATGTAAACGGTGGAGCAATAGCTCTAGGACATCCAATAGGAGCTTCTGGTGCTAGAATACTTGTTACATTGCTATATGAAATGGATAAAAGAGATGCTAAAAATGGTCTAGCTACTCTATGTATAGGTGGCGGTCAAGGTATAGCTCTTATAGTTAGAAGATAA
- the wecB gene encoding non-hydrolyzing UDP-N-acetylglucosamine 2-epimerase → MKVMTVFGTRPEAIKMAPIVKAMEKEERIENIVCVTAQHRQMLDQVLNIFDIEPDFDLNIFKPGQTLTEITTKALEGLEKVIIENKPDLLLVQGDTTTVFAGALAAFYQKVKIGHVEAGLRSGNLYSPYPEEANRKLTGILTDFHFAPTEKNRENLLKEGYPDEKIFITGNTVIDALFHVVKDKYIFNDELLDSIDFENRKVILMTSHRRENIGKPMENIFTAIKRIVEAHEDVEVVFPIHLNPKVRDIAYKVFDNHPRIHLVEPLNYEPFTNLMAKSYLVVTDSGGLQEEAPSLGKPVLVVREETERPEGIVAGTAKLVGTNEEKIYKEINMLLNEKEKYLKMSNAVNPYGDGKAAEKIVDIILQKLD, encoded by the coding sequence ATGAAAGTTATGACTGTATTTGGCACAAGACCAGAAGCTATAAAGATGGCGCCAATTGTTAAAGCTATGGAAAAGGAAGAGAGAATAGAAAATATTGTTTGTGTTACAGCTCAACATAGACAGATGCTTGATCAGGTATTAAATATATTTGATATAGAGCCCGATTTTGATTTAAACATATTTAAACCTGGACAAACTCTTACAGAGATAACTACAAAGGCTTTGGAAGGATTAGAAAAAGTGATTATAGAAAATAAACCAGATTTGCTTTTAGTCCAAGGAGATACTACAACGGTATTTGCAGGAGCCTTGGCTGCGTTTTATCAAAAGGTAAAAATCGGTCATGTAGAAGCAGGCCTAAGAAGTGGGAATCTATATTCTCCTTATCCAGAGGAGGCCAATAGGAAGCTTACTGGAATACTTACAGATTTTCATTTTGCTCCCACAGAAAAAAACAGGGAAAATCTTTTAAAGGAAGGTTATCCAGATGAAAAAATATTTATAACGGGAAATACTGTCATAGATGCACTTTTTCATGTGGTAAAGGATAAATACATATTTAATGATGAACTTTTAGACAGTATAGATTTTGAAAACAGAAAAGTGATTCTCATGACATCTCACAGAAGAGAAAATATAGGGAAACCTATGGAAAATATATTTACAGCCATAAAGAGAATAGTAGAAGCCCATGAAGATGTGGAAGTGGTATTTCCTATTCATTTGAATCCAAAAGTTAGAGATATTGCCTATAAAGTATTTGACAATCATCCAAGAATACATTTAGTAGAGCCGCTAAATTATGAACCATTTACCAATCTAATGGCTAAATCCTATTTAGTAGTTACAGATTCCGGTGGACTTCAAGAAGAGGCTCCAAGCCTTGGCAAGCCAGTACTTGTAGTTAGGGAAGAAACTGAAAGACCAGAAGGAATTGTTGCAGGTACTGCAAAACTTGTAGGAACAAATGAAGAAAAAATATATAAAGAAATCAATATGCTATTAAATGAAAAGGAAAAATATTTGAAAATGTCCAATGCAGTAAATCCCTATGGAGATGGGAAAGCAGCGGAAAAAATAGTAGATATAATACTTCAAAAGTTAGACTAA
- a CDS encoding glycosyltransferase family 4 protein: protein MGKYLLPFFTATIISLMMTPFAKKVAYKVGAIDVPKDNRRVHKKPIPLLGGLAIYIATMVSILIFLPIDKTVISIIIGGSIIAISGIIDDIKDLSPKAKLFFQVLASVVLILGDVKIDFITNPFSKGSTLLYLKGFSIPITVFWVVGITNTINLIDGLDGLAAGVAMIASLSLLFVASGFGYGTVMIMSIILAGACLGFLPYNFNPAKIFMGDTGALFLGYMLSVVAIEGVMKSVATIAIVVPIIILGLPIFDTTFAIFRRLLNGRPIMEADKGHLHHKLLQRGFNQKQTVLILYLISAAFGISAVLIAKANSRQAVIISGIVIILTILFARRLGLVEKKRQEDDENRE from the coding sequence ATGGGAAAATACTTATTGCCATTTTTTACGGCCACAATCATCTCCTTAATGATGACTCCCTTTGCAAAAAAAGTTGCCTATAAAGTTGGAGCCATAGATGTACCAAAAGATAATAGAAGAGTTCACAAAAAACCTATACCATTACTAGGAGGACTAGCAATATATATTGCCACTATGGTTTCAATTCTTATTTTTTTGCCTATAGATAAGACTGTGATTTCTATAATCATAGGAGGTAGTATAATTGCTATTTCAGGAATAATAGACGATATAAAAGATTTGAGTCCAAAGGCGAAATTATTTTTTCAAGTTCTTGCCAGTGTGGTTCTTATTTTAGGAGATGTAAAAATTGATTTTATAACCAATCCATTTTCAAAAGGAAGTACTCTACTATATTTAAAGGGTTTTTCCATACCAATTACAGTTTTTTGGGTTGTAGGAATCACTAATACTATAAATTTAATTGATGGACTTGATGGATTGGCAGCAGGAGTTGCCATGATAGCTAGTTTGTCCTTACTTTTTGTAGCAAGTGGTTTTGGATATGGAACTGTAATGATCATGTCTATAATCCTAGCTGGAGCATGTTTGGGGTTTTTGCCTTACAATTTCAATCCAGCTAAAATATTTATGGGAGATACAGGAGCACTTTTTTTAGGTTATATGTTGTCTGTAGTAGCTATAGAAGGTGTAATGAAGAGTGTAGCTACTATAGCTATAGTAGTTCCAATCATTATATTGGGACTTCCAATATTTGATACGACTTTTGCTATATTTAGAAGACTTTTAAATGGAAGACCTATAATGGAAGCAGATAAAGGACATCTTCATCACAAGTTATTGCAAAGAGGATTCAATCAAAAACAAACAGTACTTATATTATATTTGATAAGTGCAGCCTTTGGAATATCAGCAGTTCTCATAGCCAAAGCGAATAGCAGGCAGGCTGTAATCATATCAGGAATTGTCATTATTTTGACAATACTCTTTGCTAGAAGACTTGGACTTGTAGAAAAGAAAAGGCAAGAAGATGATGAAAATAGAGAATAG
- a CDS encoding helix-turn-helix domain-containing protein — MKKITSLKKGIMILKRLSEKPYEMSAIELSNDLGINRSTVHRILNHLIEENLIEQNIENKKYRLGYITHKIGKGYVESREYLEID, encoded by the coding sequence TCTTTAAAGAAGGGTATAATGATACTTAAAAGGCTTTCAGAAAAGCCTTATGAGATGTCAGCTATAGAACTTAGCAATGATTTAGGAATAAATAGAAGTACGGTTCATAGAATACTCAACCATTTAATAGAAGAAAATTTAATTGAGCAAAATATAGAAAACAAAAAATATAGATTAGGCTATATTACCCATAAAATTGGAAAGGGCTATGTAGAAAGTCGAGAATATTTAGAAATTGATTGA